The following are from one region of the Mycolicibacterium diernhoferi genome:
- a CDS encoding ABC transporter ATP-binding protein, with the protein MTAIDETAVQVVADTEPTPVVDVTDVWKLHKLGDEVVKALIAVELKVMPGEFVCLMGPSGSGKSTLLNIIGGLDRPTKGTVSITGRDTATLTESQFAALRHDTVGFIFQSYNLIPFLSAVENVELPLMFQPYDRKALRKRAVELLEIVGLGHRIHHQPTKMSGGEQQRTAIARSLISNPTLVLADEPTANLDHRTGETVVRMLRDLCSTLGVTVVASTHDPTVADEASRVVRMKDGQIV; encoded by the coding sequence ATGACCGCCATCGATGAGACCGCCGTGCAGGTGGTCGCCGATACCGAGCCCACCCCGGTGGTCGACGTCACCGATGTCTGGAAACTCCACAAGCTCGGCGATGAGGTGGTCAAGGCCCTCATCGCCGTTGAACTCAAAGTCATGCCAGGTGAATTCGTCTGCCTGATGGGACCGAGCGGCAGCGGAAAATCCACCCTGCTGAACATCATCGGTGGCCTGGACCGGCCCACCAAGGGCACGGTGTCGATCACCGGCCGCGACACCGCGACGCTGACCGAGAGCCAGTTCGCCGCGCTGCGGCACGACACCGTCGGGTTCATCTTCCAGAGCTATAACCTGATCCCGTTCCTCTCCGCGGTCGAAAACGTGGAACTGCCACTGATGTTCCAGCCGTATGACCGCAAGGCCCTGCGCAAGCGTGCCGTCGAGTTGCTGGAGATCGTCGGGCTCGGGCACCGCATACATCACCAGCCGACCAAGATGTCCGGCGGCGAACAGCAGCGGACCGCCATCGCGCGGTCGCTGATCAGCAATCCCACCCTCGTGTTGGCCGACGAACCGACGGCCAACCTGGACCACCGTACGGGGGAGACGGTGGTCCGCATGCTGCGCGACCTGTGCTCGACGCTGGGCGTCACGGTCGTCGCCAGCACCCATGACCCCACGGTGGCCGACGAAGCGAGCCGTGTCGTACGGATGAAGGACGGACAGATCGTATGA
- a CDS encoding APC family permease — protein MTAELDAAPTGPADRDKLMTTELVPEQILPKVMTTFGLTAAYVFIICWITGSSVMAGGGWTAIPMWVLGILTFLVPAGMAVVELGNLWPGQGGVYIWATRTMGETWGFIGGYLSWVPVILNAASSPAIVLQLLLLAFHAEIGLTASIILQLVILWTVIGLALAKLAANQKIMNIVFVVYGVLTLTIFVSGLLFAVNNGSATPFSWAEATIPNFAVAGFLYGTVLLYLLGVETPYNMGAEFLSVRKSGPKMILWGSAALVAIYLLTTLGTMMALPGDQIDPVTGVISMLDVAGFPGLMEIGAVVLAFIVIVALMTYQVAYSRLIFVSGLERHLPRIFTHLNPRTRNPVSAILIQGVISSLILVGLYSQSSMANVTVYLQGGLSTVWLLSGFFFLVPVIVARKRYADRYANEEFWRIPGGMAGVWITVIVGSLATVAGIYYSFVTPWIDVPQATWMTWVGCISLGMFALGLTVYVFGRRSARKVSQDDALAHLAVFDLTKTEAEEPTT, from the coding sequence ATGACAGCAGAACTCGACGCGGCGCCGACCGGCCCCGCCGACCGGGACAAGCTCATGACCACCGAGCTTGTCCCCGAACAGATCCTGCCCAAGGTGATGACCACGTTCGGCCTGACCGCCGCCTACGTGTTCATCATCTGCTGGATCACCGGGTCCTCGGTGATGGCCGGTGGCGGCTGGACCGCGATCCCGATGTGGGTGCTCGGCATCCTGACCTTCCTGGTGCCGGCCGGCATGGCCGTCGTCGAACTCGGCAACCTGTGGCCGGGCCAAGGCGGCGTGTACATCTGGGCCACCCGCACCATGGGGGAGACCTGGGGCTTCATCGGCGGGTACCTGTCCTGGGTGCCGGTGATCCTCAACGCCGCGTCCTCGCCGGCGATCGTGCTGCAACTGCTGCTGCTGGCCTTCCACGCCGAAATCGGGCTCACCGCAAGCATCATCCTGCAGCTGGTCATCCTGTGGACCGTGATCGGGCTGGCGCTGGCCAAACTCGCTGCCAACCAGAAGATCATGAACATCGTGTTCGTCGTCTACGGCGTGCTCACTCTCACCATCTTCGTCTCCGGGCTGCTGTTCGCGGTCAACAACGGTTCGGCGACACCGTTCAGCTGGGCCGAGGCCACCATCCCGAACTTCGCGGTGGCCGGATTCCTGTACGGCACCGTGCTGCTGTACCTGCTCGGGGTGGAGACGCCATACAACATGGGTGCGGAGTTCCTGTCGGTGCGCAAGAGCGGGCCGAAGATGATCCTGTGGGGTTCGGCCGCGCTGGTGGCGATCTATCTGCTGACCACCCTCGGCACCATGATGGCGCTGCCGGGCGATCAGATCGACCCGGTGACCGGGGTGATCAGCATGCTCGACGTCGCGGGCTTCCCGGGCCTGATGGAGATCGGCGCCGTGGTGCTGGCCTTCATCGTGATCGTGGCCCTGATGACCTATCAGGTGGCCTACTCGCGGCTGATCTTCGTCTCCGGCCTGGAGCGGCATCTGCCGCGCATCTTCACCCACCTGAATCCACGCACCCGTAACCCGGTGAGCGCCATCCTGATCCAGGGAGTCATCTCCTCGCTGATCCTGGTCGGGCTCTACTCGCAGAGCAGCATGGCCAATGTCACCGTGTACCTGCAGGGCGGCTTGAGTACGGTGTGGCTGCTGTCCGGGTTCTTCTTCCTCGTTCCGGTCATCGTGGCGCGCAAGCGGTATGCGGACCGCTACGCCAACGAGGAGTTCTGGCGGATTCCCGGCGGCATGGCCGGAGTGTGGATCACCGTCATCGTCGGTTCGCTGGCCACCGTTGCCGGCATCTACTACTCGTTCGTCACACCGTGGATCGATGTCCCGCAGGCGACCTGGATGACCTGGGTGGGCTGCATCAGCCTCGGCATGTTCGCGCTCGGCCTCACTGTGTACGTCTTCGGCCGCCGGTCGGCGCGCAAGGTGTCCCAGGACGACGCGCTGGCCCATCTGGCCGTATTCGACCTCACCAAAACAGAAGCGGAGGAACCAACCACATGA
- the frr gene encoding ribosome recycling factor — MIDETLFDAEEKMEKAVAVARDDLASIRTGRANPGMFSRLNIDYYGSPTPVTQLSSINVPEARLVVIKPYEASQLKPIEDAIRNSDLGVNPSNDGNVIRISIPQLTEERRRELVKQAKAKGEDAKVSVRNIRRKAMDELARIKKDGEAGEDEVGRAEKDLDKTTGTYVAQIDELVKHKEGELLEV; from the coding sequence GTGATCGACGAGACCCTCTTCGACGCCGAAGAGAAGATGGAGAAAGCCGTAGCGGTGGCCCGCGACGATCTGGCGTCGATCCGCACCGGCCGCGCCAACCCCGGCATGTTCTCCCGGCTGAACATCGACTACTACGGTTCTCCGACCCCGGTCACGCAGCTGTCCAGCATCAACGTGCCCGAGGCGCGCCTCGTGGTCATCAAGCCCTACGAGGCCAGCCAGCTCAAGCCCATCGAGGACGCCATCCGCAACTCGGACCTGGGCGTCAACCCGTCCAACGACGGCAACGTCATCCGCATCTCGATCCCGCAGCTCACCGAGGAACGGCGCCGCGAACTGGTCAAGCAGGCGAAGGCCAAGGGTGAGGACGCCAAGGTGTCGGTGCGCAACATCCGCCGCAAGGCCATGGACGAGCTGGCCCGGATCAAGAAGGACGGCGAGGCCGGGGAGGACGAGGTGGGTCGCGCCGAGAAGGATCTGGACAAGACCACCGGGACCTACGTCGCGCAGATCGATGAGCTGGTGAAACACAAAGAAGGCGAGCTGTTGGAGGTCTGA
- a CDS encoding ABC transporter permease produces the protein MMRHGLSYGWLSARRRLREMILPAVTTATGAFLVVIVFGMSAGISAQAASLGNADEIAAAVVLIAVTVLLVGVVEVAVATTRTVANRTRELGVLGANGIRRLPVVTALLVEPVLAAVAGAAGGAALAAITGIVLALSGFAPGGVEATGLALGAGIAVALSVVAALATSVVPTWNAASRPPIRSLSSGG, from the coding sequence CTGATGAGACACGGGCTGAGCTACGGCTGGCTGTCGGCGCGGCGACGGCTGCGCGAGATGATCCTGCCCGCGGTCACCACCGCGACCGGCGCGTTCCTGGTCGTCATCGTGTTCGGGATGTCGGCAGGTATCAGTGCTCAAGCGGCCTCGCTCGGCAACGCCGATGAGATCGCCGCGGCGGTGGTGCTGATCGCGGTCACCGTGTTGCTCGTCGGCGTCGTGGAGGTCGCGGTGGCGACCACCCGCACCGTGGCCAACCGCACCCGCGAACTCGGTGTGCTCGGGGCCAACGGGATCCGGCGGCTGCCGGTCGTGACGGCGCTGCTGGTCGAGCCGGTGCTGGCGGCGGTGGCGGGGGCCGCCGGCGGTGCGGCCCTGGCCGCGATCACCGGAATCGTGCTGGCGCTCAGCGGGTTCGCACCCGGTGGCGTCGAGGCCACCGGTCTGGCCCTGGGGGCGGGGATTGCGGTGGCCCTCAGCGTCGTCGCGGCCCTGGCCACCAGCGTCGTCCCCACCTGGAATGCCGCGTCGCGGCCACCGATCCGATCACTGAGCAGCGGAGGGTAG
- a CDS encoding FtsX-like permease family protein, whose product MEPFAPTIVRSPEIATASGNTFGCLVRFAVANIRRRPERFVLAVLGIALAIACVTVVRTISASFAMTGADSVADVLGAEQLWVVPAGGVHYDVSAQALIADGAAPALVTVPGWAATRTLSGTTTVDGATVSLRGSDSVAGGQAWVGAGLADRLGVAPGATVPIAGKPVIVEVVGTGQSITVSTELARSVVGENGWWTVAAPAGEEHRRDLAKVFGAATGLPSTADPSVRPEPGGPGLIYDAVGGSGPLTFEQKFSALFSGKVTSSTLGVISTIGLVLGFVIAVSSFLAAVSERKREFGIMSSIGLADEVLYFFLVESGIVFLTAYLVGVVGAGVAVALVIPQITTLAAWAQAAGMVAAFIPAMAIVGALVPVHRLLQQRPVDLLGDR is encoded by the coding sequence GTGGAGCCCTTCGCACCCACAATCGTTCGGTCACCGGAGATCGCCACCGCATCGGGAAACACCTTCGGGTGTCTGGTCCGATTCGCGGTCGCGAACATCCGGCGGCGCCCGGAACGCTTTGTGCTCGCTGTCCTCGGCATCGCCCTGGCGATCGCCTGCGTCACCGTCGTGCGCACCATCTCGGCGAGTTTCGCCATGACCGGTGCCGATTCGGTCGCCGATGTGCTTGGTGCAGAGCAGCTTTGGGTGGTTCCGGCCGGCGGGGTGCACTACGACGTGAGCGCCCAGGCGCTGATCGCCGACGGAGCCGCGCCGGCCCTCGTCACCGTGCCCGGCTGGGCCGCGACCCGCACGCTGTCGGGCACCACCACCGTCGACGGCGCCACCGTGTCCCTGCGTGGGTCCGATTCGGTTGCCGGCGGGCAGGCATGGGTGGGTGCGGGCCTGGCAGACAGGCTCGGCGTCGCACCCGGAGCCACCGTGCCGATCGCCGGGAAGCCCGTGATCGTCGAGGTTGTCGGGACCGGCCAATCCATCACCGTGTCAACAGAGCTGGCCCGCAGCGTCGTCGGGGAGAACGGTTGGTGGACGGTCGCCGCACCGGCAGGGGAGGAACACCGCCGCGATCTGGCCAAGGTGTTCGGCGCCGCCACCGGGCTGCCGTCGACGGCCGATCCGTCGGTGCGTCCCGAACCCGGCGGGCCCGGCCTGATCTACGACGCCGTGGGGGGTTCGGGGCCGTTGACCTTCGAGCAGAAGTTCTCCGCCCTGTTCTCCGGCAAGGTCACCAGTTCCACCCTCGGGGTCATCTCCACGATCGGCCTGGTCCTGGGCTTCGTCATCGCGGTGTCCTCCTTCCTGGCTGCAGTGTCCGAGCGCAAGCGCGAGTTCGGCATCATGTCCAGCATCGGGCTCGCAGACGAGGTGCTGTACTTCTTCCTGGTCGAATCCGGCATCGTCTTCCTGACCGCCTACCTGGTCGGCGTCGTGGGCGCCGGAGTCGCTGTCGCCCTGGTCATCCCGCAGATCACGACGCTGGCCGCATGGGCCCAGGCCGCGGGCATGGTGGCGGCCTTCATCCCGGCCATGGCCATTGTCGGCGCGCTGGTTCCCGTGCACCGGCTGCTGCAGCAGCGGCCCGTCGATCTCCTGGGGGATCGCTGA
- the pyrH gene encoding UMP kinase: protein MTEPDNAGPGVIRPAYRRVLLKLGGEMFGGGQVGLDPDVVALVARQIADVVRAGAQVAVVIGGGNFFRGAQLQQRGMERTRSDYMGMLGTVMNSLALQDFLQKEGIDTRVQTAITMGQVAEPYIPLRARRHLEKGRVVIFGAGMGLPYFSTDTTAAQRALEIGAEVVLMAKAVDGVFTDDPRKNPDAELLTTITHREVIDRGLQVADSTAFSLCMDNGMPILVFNLLTDGNIARAVAGEKIGTLVTT from the coding sequence ATGACGGAACCAGACAACGCCGGCCCGGGAGTCATCCGGCCTGCGTACAGACGGGTATTGCTGAAGCTCGGTGGCGAGATGTTCGGCGGCGGTCAGGTCGGCCTGGATCCCGACGTGGTGGCCCTGGTCGCCCGTCAGATCGCCGACGTCGTCCGCGCCGGCGCGCAGGTCGCCGTGGTCATCGGTGGTGGCAACTTCTTCCGCGGCGCCCAGCTGCAACAGCGCGGCATGGAACGCACCCGCAGCGATTACATGGGCATGCTCGGCACCGTGATGAACAGCCTTGCCTTGCAGGACTTCCTGCAGAAGGAAGGCATCGACACCCGCGTGCAGACTGCCATCACCATGGGGCAGGTCGCCGAACCGTACATCCCGCTGCGGGCGCGGCGGCACCTGGAGAAGGGGCGCGTCGTCATCTTCGGCGCCGGTATGGGCCTGCCGTACTTCTCCACCGACACCACCGCCGCGCAGCGCGCCCTGGAGATCGGCGCCGAGGTGGTGCTGATGGCCAAGGCCGTCGACGGTGTCTTCACCGACGACCCGCGTAAGAACCCGGACGCCGAACTGCTGACCACCATCACCCACCGTGAGGTCATCGACCGCGGATTGCAGGTGGCCGATTCCACCGCCTTCAGTCTCTGCATGGACAACGGCATGCCGATCCTGGTGTTCAATCTCCTCACCGACGGAAATATCGCGCGAGCGGTCGCAGGTGAGAAGATCGGAACACTGGTCACCACCTGA
- a CDS encoding amidase: MVRIHAVGDDALGDLDAVGLVAALRDGSVSREELIDAAIARAEAVNPALNGLAYRAFDSARAAAPHGGFLSGVPTFVKDNADVAGMPTMEGTDAWTPRPAATDGDWARTYLGTGLVPLGKTQLSEFGFSASAEHPRLGAVRNPWNTDYTAGASSSGSGAFVAAGVVPIAHANDGGGSIRIPAACNGLVGLKPSRGRLPLDKQMRQMPIRIVANGVLTRSVRDTAAFYREAELLWRNPKLPPIGDVTAPGRQRLNIAVCTESIVRQAGPEVREIAEKTAALLEGLGHRVTQIGNPAPVSFKEDFLLYWALLSYALVRGGKRTFGPSFDRTRLDNLTLGLEDHAARNLRKLPLTMARLARTRRATARVTGRYDVVLTPTLADVTPRIGHLDPTADYHQIIDRLVDWVAFTPLQNVTGEPAISLPLGRSESGLPVGMMFGAPLGQDRRLLELAYEIEEAAPFRSIQD; the protein is encoded by the coding sequence ATGGTTCGCATCCACGCAGTCGGCGATGACGCTCTCGGCGATCTGGACGCGGTGGGGCTGGTCGCCGCCCTGCGCGACGGCTCGGTGTCCCGGGAAGAACTGATCGACGCCGCCATCGCCCGCGCCGAGGCCGTCAACCCGGCGCTCAACGGGCTGGCCTACCGGGCGTTCGATTCCGCGCGCGCGGCCGCCCCGCACGGCGGCTTCCTGTCCGGGGTGCCGACCTTCGTCAAGGACAACGCCGATGTGGCGGGCATGCCGACCATGGAGGGCACCGACGCCTGGACGCCGCGACCGGCCGCCACGGACGGCGACTGGGCCCGCACCTACCTGGGTACCGGACTGGTGCCACTGGGCAAGACGCAGCTGTCGGAATTCGGTTTCAGCGCCTCGGCCGAGCATCCCCGCCTCGGCGCCGTCCGCAACCCGTGGAACACCGACTACACCGCCGGGGCGTCCTCGTCGGGGTCCGGGGCCTTCGTCGCCGCCGGGGTGGTGCCCATCGCGCACGCCAACGACGGCGGCGGGTCGATCCGGATCCCGGCGGCCTGCAACGGGCTGGTGGGCCTCAAACCCTCCCGCGGACGGCTGCCGCTGGACAAGCAGATGCGCCAGATGCCGATCCGCATCGTCGCCAACGGCGTGCTGACCCGCTCGGTGCGCGACACCGCGGCCTTCTACCGGGAGGCCGAACTGCTCTGGCGCAATCCGAAGCTCCCGCCGATCGGCGATGTGACCGCCCCCGGACGGCAACGGCTGAACATTGCCGTGTGCACGGAATCGATTGTGCGCCAAGCTGGCCCGGAGGTCCGTGAGATCGCCGAGAAGACCGCGGCACTGTTGGAAGGGCTCGGGCACCGGGTGACCCAGATCGGCAACCCGGCGCCGGTCAGCTTCAAGGAGGACTTCCTGCTCTACTGGGCGCTGCTGTCCTACGCGCTGGTGCGCGGCGGCAAGCGGACGTTCGGACCGAGTTTCGACCGCACCCGACTCGACAATCTCACCCTCGGGCTGGAGGATCACGCGGCCCGCAATCTGCGCAAGCTGCCGCTGACGATGGCCCGCCTGGCCCGGACCCGGCGGGCCACCGCCCGGGTCACCGGACGATACGACGTGGTGCTCACCCCGACGCTGGCCGATGTGACGCCGCGGATCGGGCATCTGGACCCCACCGCCGACTACCACCAGATCATCGACCGGCTCGTGGACTGGGTGGCGTTCACGCCGCTGCAGAACGTCACCGGCGAGCCGGCGATCTCGCTGCCGCTCGGGCGGTCCGAGTCCGGGCTGCCGGTCGGGATGATGTTCGGCGCCCCGCTGGGCCAGGACCGGCGGCTGCTGGAACTGGCCTACGAGATCGAGGAAGCCGCCCCGTTCCGATCCATCCAGGACTAG
- a CDS encoding alpha/beta fold hydrolase, translating to MRNHGAVLVMLLAVLTGGCAGPSGSESTPTSAIFEAAPCPQPNVPGVPAADLGPEFSCGFLTVPENRSIPDGRTIKVAVARAAAQSPQPRPDPLVYLTGGPGGSGLALGNSLVGMGLNRDRDLILVDQRGTLHAEPALFCPELDEFNAAALSMSTQDPATGERGLNALRACHDRLTGDGIDLSAFNTPENVADIADLRTALGIAEWNVYGVSYGSDIALQLVRDRPDGIRSVVLDSLVPPQVNLVEQMWPSAAEGLAALFDACAAQPSCDRAYPDLAGQFSATVRRLAAEPMVVNVPGAGDIPPRRVIVDGYQLANMVISATLNTSAIPGLPKAIHAFATNDVPTLLDGMLAPVATGASLVGAGLTYGVFCREGAASTDTPTVLALAQPALPGLPAEVLSLVPQIPRIIEECGVWNVGRADPAVLAPVRSDIPTLLLTGTLDAVTPPSQAELAAEGLPNGRVVRIPGSGHDVLSQSPCAQQITIDFLDAPTDYDAGCAAAVQVPAFD from the coding sequence GTGCGAAACCACGGCGCTGTGCTCGTCATGCTCCTCGCCGTGCTCACCGGCGGATGCGCGGGACCGTCCGGCTCCGAATCCACCCCGACCTCCGCGATATTCGAGGCGGCGCCGTGCCCCCAACCCAACGTGCCCGGTGTCCCCGCGGCCGACCTCGGGCCCGAATTCTCCTGCGGCTTCCTGACCGTCCCGGAGAACCGCAGCATCCCCGACGGACGCACCATCAAGGTCGCGGTGGCCCGCGCCGCCGCGCAATCACCGCAGCCCAGACCCGATCCGCTGGTCTACCTCACCGGCGGGCCCGGCGGCTCCGGACTGGCGCTCGGCAACAGCCTGGTCGGCATGGGCCTCAACCGGGACCGCGATCTCATCCTCGTCGACCAGCGCGGCACCCTGCACGCCGAACCCGCGCTGTTCTGCCCGGAGTTGGACGAGTTCAACGCCGCCGCGCTGAGCATGTCGACCCAGGATCCGGCCACCGGCGAACGAGGTCTGAACGCCCTGCGGGCCTGCCACGACCGGCTGACCGGCGACGGCATCGACCTGTCGGCGTTCAACACCCCCGAGAACGTCGCCGACATCGCCGATCTACGCACCGCGCTCGGCATCGCGGAGTGGAACGTCTACGGCGTGTCCTACGGCAGCGATATCGCGTTGCAGTTGGTGCGGGACCGCCCCGACGGGATCCGCAGCGTGGTGCTCGATTCTCTGGTGCCCCCGCAGGTCAATCTGGTCGAGCAGATGTGGCCCAGCGCGGCGGAGGGGCTGGCAGCGCTGTTCGACGCGTGCGCGGCCCAACCGTCCTGCGATCGCGCCTATCCCGATCTCGCCGGCCAGTTCAGCGCCACCGTGCGGCGGCTGGCCGCCGAGCCGATGGTCGTCAACGTGCCCGGCGCCGGGGACATCCCGCCCAGGCGCGTCATCGTCGACGGCTACCAGTTGGCCAACATGGTGATCTCCGCGACGCTGAACACCAGCGCGATTCCCGGTCTGCCCAAGGCCATTCACGCGTTCGCCACCAACGATGTGCCCACCCTGCTCGACGGTATGCTCGCCCCCGTCGCCACCGGTGCGAGCCTGGTCGGCGCCGGCCTGACCTACGGGGTGTTCTGCCGTGAAGGCGCGGCTTCGACCGATACGCCGACCGTCCTGGCGCTGGCGCAGCCCGCGCTTCCCGGCCTACCCGCCGAGGTCCTGTCGCTGGTGCCGCAGATACCCCGGATCATCGAGGAATGCGGCGTCTGGAATGTCGGCCGCGCCGATCCCGCCGTCCTCGCCCCGGTTCGCAGCGACATCCCCACCCTGTTGCTGACCGGCACCCTGGACGCGGTCACGCCTCCGAGTCAGGCCGAACTCGCTGCCGAGGGGCTGCCCAACGGGCGGGTGGTTCGCATCCCGGGATCGGGCCACGACGTGCTGAGCCAATCGCCGTGCGCGCAGCAGATCACCATCGACTTCCTCGATGCGCCAACCGATTACGATGCGGGATGCGCTGCGGCAGTGCAGGTGCCCGCGTTCGACTAG
- a CDS encoding primary-amine oxidase codes for MTMDSTVLGTELTEGATRYPLDPLTGAEIEAAAAVITGSDYATPTLKFVMIQLAEPAKTADLTFKGCQDVPRQAFVTMYDAAAKLIYEAIVDIEARVIDSWTPIPGRFPSYLVEHMTGVEEKVREDPRWQEAVRKRGVTDFSLAMIDPWPAGYYGAQDDHDNSPLICRPLTFIRAAASENGYARPVEGLIVTFDLDTMTVLDIEDHGVVALPGKGGNYTEQFMFSPDNRPAFSGFREDVKTIEITQPDGPSFTVDGWNVKWQKWSLRVGFNPREGLVLHEITYDDRGTVRPIMYRAALSEMVVPYGDSSPTHWNKNVFDMGEVGMGFSANPLTLGCDCLGEIFYFDGTVNDSDGNAVTIPNAICMHEEDYGISWKHTDFRTGEVEVRRSRRLVISMICTVGNYEYGFFWYLYNDASIEMEVKLTGVLTTGAVPEGETPRWGKMVAPGMYGPNHQHFFNFRMDMSVDGPGNSVYEVDSIPEPDPALNPHHNAWITRDTLVGSEAEGARDWDHATGRYWKVVNPSKLNEFGAPVGYKLMPKDIVPVMVQEGSVIYDRARFVQHNLWVTKYDPKELYAAGDYMYQCAEAQGLPQFVADDAPLEDTDVVLWYTVGAHHVVCPEDWPVMPCHYTGFKLKPVGFFDGNPALDLPPSPPKACHAK; via the coding sequence ATGACGATGGACAGCACCGTGCTGGGCACCGAACTCACCGAGGGTGCCACCCGGTACCCGCTCGACCCGCTGACGGGGGCCGAGATCGAGGCGGCCGCCGCCGTCATCACCGGGTCGGACTACGCCACCCCGACGCTGAAGTTCGTGATGATCCAGCTGGCCGAGCCGGCAAAGACCGCTGACCTGACGTTCAAGGGGTGCCAGGATGTTCCGCGGCAGGCGTTCGTGACGATGTACGACGCGGCGGCCAAGCTGATCTACGAGGCCATCGTCGACATCGAGGCCCGGGTCATCGACTCCTGGACGCCGATTCCGGGACGGTTCCCGTCCTACCTCGTCGAGCACATGACCGGCGTGGAGGAGAAGGTGCGTGAGGACCCGCGCTGGCAGGAGGCGGTGCGCAAGCGGGGCGTCACCGACTTCAGCCTGGCCATGATCGATCCCTGGCCCGCCGGGTATTACGGCGCCCAGGACGACCATGACAACTCGCCGCTGATCTGCCGCCCGCTGACCTTCATCCGGGCCGCAGCATCGGAGAACGGGTACGCCCGCCCGGTCGAGGGACTGATCGTCACCTTCGATCTGGACACGATGACCGTGCTCGACATCGAGGATCACGGCGTGGTGGCACTACCGGGCAAGGGCGGCAACTACACCGAGCAGTTCATGTTCAGCCCCGACAACCGTCCGGCATTCAGCGGATTCCGCGAGGATGTGAAGACCATCGAGATCACCCAGCCCGACGGGCCCAGCTTCACCGTCGACGGCTGGAACGTCAAGTGGCAGAAGTGGTCCCTGCGGGTCGGCTTCAACCCGCGGGAGGGCTTGGTGCTGCACGAGATCACCTACGACGACCGCGGCACCGTGCGGCCCATCATGTACCGGGCCGCGTTGTCGGAGATGGTGGTGCCCTATGGGGATTCCTCGCCGACGCATTGGAACAAGAACGTCTTCGACATGGGCGAGGTGGGCATGGGCTTCTCGGCCAACCCGCTCACCCTGGGCTGCGACTGTCTGGGCGAGATCTTCTACTTCGACGGCACCGTCAACGACTCCGACGGCAACGCCGTCACCATCCCCAACGCCATCTGCATGCACGAGGAGGACTACGGGATCTCCTGGAAGCACACCGATTTCCGCACCGGCGAGGTCGAGGTGCGGCGCTCCCGGCGACTGGTGATCTCGATGATCTGCACCGTCGGCAACTACGAGTACGGCTTCTTCTGGTACCTGTACAACGACGCCTCCATCGAGATGGAGGTCAAGCTGACCGGCGTGCTGACCACCGGTGCGGTGCCCGAGGGGGAGACGCCGCGCTGGGGCAAGATGGTGGCCCCGGGGATGTACGGCCCGAATCATCAGCACTTCTTCAACTTCCGGATGGACATGAGCGTCGATGGTCCGGGAAACAGTGTCTACGAGGTCGATTCGATCCCGGAGCCGGATCCGGCGCTCAACCCGCACCACAATGCGTGGATCACCCGGGACACCTTGGTGGGCTCGGAGGCCGAGGGCGCCCGCGATTGGGACCACGCCACCGGGCGCTACTGGAAGGTGGTCAACCCGTCCAAGCTCAACGAGTTCGGCGCACCGGTGGGCTACAAACTGATGCCCAAGGACATCGTGCCGGTGATGGTGCAGGAGGGCTCGGTGATCTATGACCGGGCGCGGTTCGTGCAGCACAACCTCTGGGTGACGAAGTACGACCCCAAAGAGCTCTACGCCGCCGGGGACTACATGTACCAGTGTGCCGAGGCGCAGGGCCTGCCCCAGTTCGTGGCCGACGACGCGCCGCTGGAGGACACCGATGTGGTGCTCTGGTACACCGTCGGCGCGCACCACGTCGTCTGCCCCGAAGACTGGCCGGTGATGCCGTGCCACTACACCGGATTCAAACTCAAGCCGGTGGGGTTCTTCGACGGCAATCCGGCGCTGGACCTGCCGCCGTCACCCCCGAAGGCCTGTCACGCCAAGTAG